A genomic segment from Stappia indica encodes:
- the gyrA gene encoding DNA gyrase subunit A gives MKRSYLDYAMSVIVSRALPDVRDGLKPVHRRILYSMHENSYEWNKPYRKSARVVGDVMGKYHPHGDSAIYDALVRMAQNFSLRLPLIDGQGNFGSVDGDPAAAMRYTECRLQKVSARLLDDIDKETVNFQDNYDNSESEPVVLPAKFPNLLVNGAGGIAVGMATNIPPHNLGEVIDASIALMENPAMTTAELMEIVPGPDFPTGGIILGRSGIRSAYETARGSIVMRGRAEIEEIRKDRYAIVITEIPYQVNKASMIEKIAEHVREKRIEGISDIRDESDRTGMRVVVELKRDAVGDVVLNQLYRYSALQSTFGANMVALNGGRPEQLGLKDMLTAFIAFREEVIGRRTRFLLKKARDRAHVLVGLAIAVANIDEVIALIRTAPDPATARAQLMERNWPAHDVEPLIRLIDDPRHMVNEDGTYKLSEEQARAILDLRLQRLTALGRDEIADELNKIGEEIRDYLDILRSRSRILDIIRQELTDIREEFATPRRTEIMDGGADLEDEDLIQREEMVVTVSHAGYIKRVPLDTYRAQRRGGKGRSGMSTKDEDFVTRLFVANTHTPVLFFSSRGIAYKLKVWRLPLGGPTSRGKALVNMLPLEQGEQITSIMPLPEDEESWGNLDVMFATTRGTVRRNKLSDFTQINKNGKIAMKLEDGDGIVGVFTCTEHDDVMLTTALGQCIRFAVTDVRVFAGRNSVGVRGINLADSDRVISMSILRHFDCTADERSAYLRWRRLMRGEADEANGEANGEDESEGVPAGELTQERYAAMSATEQVILTISENGYGKRSSSFEYRVTGRGGKGITAMAVTKRNGPLVASFPVEDSDQIMLVTNGGQLIRCPVDGIRIAGRATQGVIVFNTAEGEEVVSVGRVSDEEDAEDAVLDEAGGETPASGSDTSGDAGDDETGDDEAGEDEAPGDDA, from the coding sequence ATGAAGCGCAGCTACCTCGATTACGCCATGAGCGTGATCGTCAGCCGTGCCCTGCCGGATGTGCGCGACGGGTTGAAGCCGGTGCACCGGCGCATCCTCTACTCGATGCACGAGAACAGCTACGAGTGGAACAAGCCCTACCGCAAGTCGGCCCGCGTGGTCGGCGACGTGATGGGTAAATACCACCCCCATGGCGACAGCGCGATCTACGACGCGCTCGTGCGCATGGCGCAGAACTTCTCGCTGCGCCTGCCGCTGATCGACGGCCAGGGCAACTTCGGCTCGGTCGACGGCGATCCCGCCGCGGCCATGCGATACACCGAGTGCCGGTTGCAGAAGGTCTCGGCGCGCCTCCTTGACGACATCGACAAGGAGACCGTCAACTTCCAGGACAACTACGACAATTCGGAGAGCGAGCCGGTCGTTTTGCCGGCAAAGTTCCCGAACCTGCTGGTCAACGGCGCCGGCGGCATCGCCGTCGGCATGGCCACCAACATCCCGCCGCACAATCTCGGCGAGGTCATCGACGCCTCCATCGCCCTGATGGAAAATCCGGCGATGACCACGGCCGAGTTGATGGAGATCGTGCCCGGTCCCGACTTCCCGACCGGCGGCATCATTCTCGGCCGCTCGGGCATCCGCTCGGCCTATGAGACCGCGCGCGGCTCCATCGTCATGCGCGGCCGCGCCGAGATCGAGGAGATCCGCAAGGACCGCTACGCCATCGTCATCACCGAGATCCCGTATCAGGTGAACAAGGCGTCGATGATCGAGAAGATCGCCGAGCATGTGCGCGAAAAGCGCATCGAGGGCATTTCCGACATCCGCGACGAGTCCGACCGTACCGGCATGCGCGTCGTCGTCGAGCTGAAGCGCGATGCGGTCGGCGACGTGGTGCTGAACCAGCTCTACCGCTACTCGGCGCTGCAATCGACCTTCGGCGCCAACATGGTGGCGCTGAACGGCGGCCGGCCGGAGCAGCTCGGCCTGAAGGACATGCTGACCGCCTTCATCGCCTTCCGCGAGGAGGTGATCGGCCGACGCACCCGCTTCCTGCTGAAGAAGGCGCGCGACCGCGCCCATGTCCTCGTCGGTCTCGCCATTGCGGTCGCCAATATCGACGAGGTCATCGCGCTGATCCGCACCGCGCCGGACCCGGCCACCGCCCGCGCCCAGCTGATGGAGCGCAACTGGCCGGCCCATGACGTGGAGCCCTTGATCCGCCTGATCGACGATCCGCGCCATATGGTCAACGAGGACGGCACCTACAAGCTGTCCGAGGAGCAGGCCCGTGCCATTCTCGACCTGCGCCTGCAGCGCCTCACCGCGCTCGGCCGCGACGAGATCGCCGACGAGCTCAACAAGATCGGCGAGGAGATCCGCGACTATCTCGATATCCTGCGCTCGCGCTCCCGCATTCTCGACATCATCCGCCAGGAGCTGACGGACATCCGCGAGGAGTTCGCAACGCCCCGCCGGACCGAGATCATGGACGGCGGCGCGGACCTTGAAGACGAGGATCTCATCCAGCGCGAGGAGATGGTCGTCACGGTCAGCCATGCCGGCTACATCAAGCGCGTTCCGCTCGACACCTACCGGGCGCAGCGGCGCGGCGGCAAGGGCCGCTCGGGCATGTCGACCAAGGACGAGGATTTCGTCACCCGCCTGTTCGTGGCCAACACGCACACGCCGGTGCTGTTCTTCTCCTCGCGCGGCATCGCCTACAAGCTGAAGGTCTGGCGCCTGCCGCTCGGCGGCCCGACCTCGCGCGGCAAGGCGCTGGTCAACATGCTGCCGCTCGAGCAGGGTGAGCAGATCACCTCGATCATGCCGTTGCCGGAGGACGAGGAGAGCTGGGGCAACCTCGACGTGATGTTCGCCACCACGCGCGGCACCGTCCGCCGCAACAAGCTCTCCGACTTCACGCAGATCAACAAGAACGGCAAGATCGCGATGAAGCTGGAGGATGGCGACGGCATCGTCGGCGTCTTCACCTGCACCGAGCATGACGACGTCATGCTGACCACGGCGCTCGGCCAGTGCATCCGCTTCGCCGTCACCGATGTGCGCGTCTTCGCGGGCCGCAACTCGGTCGGCGTGCGCGGCATCAACCTTGCCGACAGCGACCGCGTCATCTCCATGTCGATCCTGCGTCACTTCGACTGCACGGCCGACGAGCGCAGCGCCTATCTGCGCTGGCGCCGCCTGATGCGCGGCGAGGCCGACGAGGCCAATGGCGAGGCGAACGGCGAGGACGAGAGCGAGGGCGTGCCCGCGGGCGAGCTGACGCAGGAGCGCTATGCCGCCATGAGCGCCACCGAGCAGGTGATCCTCACCATCTCGGAAAACGGCTACGGCAAGCGGTCCTCGTCCTTCGAGTACCGGGTGACGGGCCGCGGCGGCAAGGGCATCACCGCCATGGCGGTGACCAAGCGCAACGGCCCGCTCGTCGCCTCCTTCCCGGTGGAAGACAGCGACCAGATCATGCTCGTCACCAATGGCGGCCAGCTGATCCGCTGCCCGGTCGACGGCATCCGCATCGCCGGCCGCGCCACCCAGGGCGTCATCGTCTTCAACACCGCCGAGGGTGAGGAAGTCGTCTCGGTCGGCCGCGTCTCCGACGAGGAGGACGCGGAAGACGCGGTGCTCGACGAAGCCGGCGGCGAGACCCCGGCGTCCGGTTCCGACACGTCGGGCGATGCCGGCGACGACGAGACCGGTGACGACGAGGCTGGCGAGGACGAAGCTCCGGGCGACGACGCCTGA